CGGAATTATTGTTTTTTCCCAAAGAATCGTTTCATGCATTAATGCATGAAGACTTAAAACTGTCGCATGAAATCATGACGCGTTTAGCAAAAGTGATGAGCAAACGTTTGAGGGATACCAACAATCTTTTCCGCGAAGTCGTAAGTTGGGGGTATCGTGCGCGAAAGGAAGTCCGTGACCTAAAATCTAATTTTCTTTCGACCATATCGCACGAACTTCGTACGCCGATTCATTCGATTCAAGGTTTCAGTACGTTGATGAAAGAATCCAAAGACGTAGATGATGAAACGAAACAACGTTTCGTCGAAGTTATTTTGCACGAAAGTAAGCGTTTGGCCGATCTTATCAATGATCTTATTTCATTAGCAGAGATCGAATACGGTTCCATCATAATTGAGCGCCATCCCAATAATCTCAAAGAATTACTGAGCAAGGCGTTTGATGAATATAAAGACCTAGCTCGTGAAAAAAATATTAACTTAGAGATGAAAGTCGAAGATACATTTCCTATCGTGGCCATGGATGGTCCTCGTTTTATTCAAGCCATTGGTCATTTGATCGAAAATGCAATTAAGTTTACGGGTTTTAGCGGTAACGTAGGTATGCATGCGCTGATGACTACCGATGCCATTGAAATCCATGTGCACGACACCGGTTCAGGAATTCCGAGTAAATATGTTGAGCGTATTTTTGATAAATTTTATCAAGTAGATCAGACCACGACGCGTTCGGCGGAAGGTGCCGGTATCGGATTATCTCTCGCACGAACTATCGTAGAATTGCATGGCGGAAAAATTATCGTAACCAGCGTCGAAGGTAAAGGTTCGACATTTACCGTCACAGTACCGTTATCCCATATTGCATTTCAGGATGGCCGATAACCGGTAGCACGTATGCAAAGGCCGCATATTTTTGTAATCATCTTATCGTATAACGGACGGCATCTCACCGAAGCGTGCGTTCGCTCTTGCTTAGACTCCGATTTCACATCGTTTACTATCGTGCTGGTTGATAATGCGTCTCCTGACGGGAGCGGCGATTATCTTAAAGAAAAGTTTAGTTCTGAAATTCACTCCGGAAAAATCAAATACATCGGTAATGAAGCTAATCTTGGTTTTGCGGGAGGAAATAATGTCGGTATTCAATACGCGCTGGACAACAACGCCGACGCTGTTTTATTGTTGAATAACGATACGGTGATGGACAAAAAGTGCCTTACTTATCTATCCGAGGGGCTGGCGCACTATCCGCAAGCCGGTATTTTGGGTCCTAAAATCTACTACTTTGAACCGAATGATCAGATTTGGTTTGCCGGAGCCGAATTTAAATTATACAAAGGTACGGCGCGACATATTGGCATTCGTGAAAAAGAAAACCTACAATACGAAGAAGCAAAAACGTGCGATTACATCACCGGCTGTGCGATGCTGATTCGGCGCGATGTTTTTAAGAGCGTGCCGGGACTCAATACTTCATATCATATGTATTCGGAAGATGTAGATTTTTGCTTCCGAGCAAAACAGGCCGGCTTTGAATTGATGTATATTCCGCAGGCAAAAATTTGGCATAAAATATCTGCTTCAACGGGTGGGCAATTATCATTACGAAAAATTCGGTTACGTTTTTTTAGTAATATGAAATTGCTCATCAAATATGCCCGTTGGTATCATTGGTTGACTATTCCGTTTTATTTTTTTGCCGATCTGATGCGAATTGCTTTTCGTATTTTGACCGGGGCTATTCGAAATTAGCATATGAGTATCTCAATGGAACATATAGATGCCGTGCGTTTATTGGCGCATAATGATCCTAAACGAAAACGTTATCTGTCCAGATTACTGTCGTCGGTAGAGAACGACGCGGAAAACGGCCCCGATATTTTGCGAGCGTTACTTCCCTATACAGGACAAGCCTACCGGATCGGCATTACCGGCCCTCCGGGTGCCGGTAAAAGTACATTAGTCAATGCCGCTGCATTAGGATTGGCACAACAAGGGAAACGTGTCGGTATTATTGCCGTCGATCCGACCAGCGCATTTACGGGGGGTGCCATATTGGGTGACCGTTTTCGGATGCAAGCGATTTCTATGCATGAGAGTATTTTTATTCGCAGTATGGCTACCCGCGGGGCGATGGGCGGTCTGGTGCATACGGCACACGCCGCGGCAGACTTGTTGGATGCGTTTGGGTACGATGTTATTATTTTTGAAACGGTCGGTGTAGGTCAATCGGAAATAGATATCGTCCAATTCACCGATACCGTAGTTGTTGTGCTTGTACCGGAATCAGGCGATGGGGTGCAGGCCATGAAAGCCGGCATTATGGAGATCGCGGATTTATTTGTAGTCAATAAATCCGATCGCGATCAGGCGGACATCCTCAAACGTGAATTAGAAGCTGCCGTACAAATTCGTTACGCCCATGCACCATGGATGCCGGTCGTTTTAAAAACAGTGGCAACGCAAAACGAAGGCATTGATGCCGCTTTAGAAACGGTTTTTAAGCACAGAGAATATTTGGAATCAAGCGGGGACATGGATATAAGAAGGAAGAGTCGTATTCGAAACGCATTACTTCGTGGCGTAAATAAAAAATTACACGACCACCTTACTTCCGAAGGATATCGTGGCTTGGTAGATGAACAAATTGATGCTGTTTTTTACAAAAAAATTATCCTGCAAGACGCGGCCGATATGATTTTCCGATCAATGTATTCTTCCGCGATACCGTCCGGAAAATGACGTACCTCTATCAGATGTTTCCACGTCGTATCAAAAATTCACCCTCCGACCAATCCGACATGGCTTCAAAAGCTTCCGATTCACTTTTAATGATTTTTTGCTGTGCATCCACGATAGCCATTTTTTCCGGTAGGCCTTTCACAAACGTGATCACTCCGATCCCATCGGCGTGTTTGATTCGTAAGTAGCCGTTTAAGGATTCGTTTTCACATACCGCCAGTAATTCCACTAATGGTTTATCGCTCAGTTGGCCGCTTAATAACGTGTTGGCGCTTTGGAGTGTGCGCTCAAATGCGTCCACCATGGATTTGATT
This is a stretch of genomic DNA from bacterium. It encodes these proteins:
- a CDS encoding glycosyltransferase family 2 protein, with amino-acid sequence MQRPHIFVIILSYNGRHLTEACVRSCLDSDFTSFTIVLVDNASPDGSGDYLKEKFSSEIHSGKIKYIGNEANLGFAGGNNVGIQYALDNNADAVLLLNNDTVMDKKCLTYLSEGLAHYPQAGILGPKIYYFEPNDQIWFAGAEFKLYKGTARHIGIREKENLQYEEAKTCDYITGCAMLIRRDVFKSVPGLNTSYHMYSEDVDFCFRAKQAGFELMYIPQAKIWHKISASTGGQLSLRKIRLRFFSNMKLLIKYARWYHWLTIPFYFFADLMRIAFRILTGAIRN
- the meaB gene encoding methylmalonyl Co-A mutase-associated GTPase MeaB, producing the protein MSISMEHIDAVRLLAHNDPKRKRYLSRLLSSVENDAENGPDILRALLPYTGQAYRIGITGPPGAGKSTLVNAAALGLAQQGKRVGIIAVDPTSAFTGGAILGDRFRMQAISMHESIFIRSMATRGAMGGLVHTAHAAADLLDAFGYDVIIFETVGVGQSEIDIVQFTDTVVVVLVPESGDGVQAMKAGIMEIADLFVVNKSDRDQADILKRELEAAVQIRYAHAPWMPVVLKTVATQNEGIDAALETVFKHREYLESSGDMDIRRKSRIRNALLRGVNKKLHDHLTSEGYRGLVDEQIDAVFYKKIILQDAADMIFRSMYSSAIPSGK
- a CDS encoding cyclic nucleotide-binding domain-containing protein produces the protein MSSDEYKLTSLASSALFKNISEDALRRLLPHFTLKVYPTNTVIFEDGNTQPDGMYIIAKGFVKIFKSVPGEEVRQQAVAVLPAGSYFGEMALLDEEVRSAGAVTMYETELLFFPKESFHALMHEDLKLSHEIMTRLAKVMSKRLRDTNNLFREVVSWGYRARKEVRDLKSNFLSTISHELRTPIHSIQGFSTLMKESKDVDDETKQRFVEVILHESKRLADLINDLISLAEIEYGSIIIERHPNNLKELLSKAFDEYKDLAREKNINLEMKVEDTFPIVAMDGPRFIQAIGHLIENAIKFTGFSGNVGMHALMTTDAIEIHVHDTGSGIPSKYVERIFDKFYQVDQTTTRSAEGAGIGLSLARTIVELHGGKIIVTSVEGKGSTFTVTVPLSHIAFQDGR